Proteins encoded in a region of the Panicum hallii strain FIL2 chromosome 3, PHallii_v3.1, whole genome shotgun sequence genome:
- the LOC112885902 gene encoding major allergen Dau c 1-like, protein MAAGRVTDECAVAVAAERLWKAALADQEHAVLPKACAGYIESVEVEGDGGLGTVTTMRLNPAVGGAAAFRSRLLARDAAARVVRSEVLEGGEVSARLRSQVTEVGVEPAGDGASVLKIAVEYETRDGAPLPPEDQAKLTQGYIGLIKKVEEYLVAHPEEFA, encoded by the coding sequence ATGGCCGCCGGCAGGGTCACCGATGAGtgcgcggtggcggtggcggcggagcggcTGTGGAAGGCGGCCCTCGCCGACCAGGAGCACGCCGTCCTGCCCAAGGCCTGCGCCGGCTACATCGAGTCCGTGGAGGTGGAGGGCGACGGCGGGCTCGGGACCGTCACGACCATGCGGCTCAACCCGGCggtgggcggggcggcggcgttccggagCCGCCTGCTGGCGCGCGACGCCGCGGCGCGCGTGGTGAGGTCGGAGGTGCTGGAGGGCGGCGAGGTGAGCGCGCGGCTCAGGTCGCAGGTGACCGAGGTGGGCGTGGAgccggccggcgacggcgccTCCGTGCTCAAGATCGCCGTGGAGTACGAGACCCGCGAcggcgcgccgctgccgcccgaggATCAGGCCAAGCTCACGCAGGGCTACATCGGCCTCATCAAGAAGGTGGAGGAGTACCTCGTGGCGCACCCCGAAGAGTTCGCCTGA